From the genome of Pseudomonas hamedanensis:
CGACTTTGTGGATCAAGTCCGACCTCCTCAAGCACGCGGATCACTTGCGCGTCGCATTCATCGGCGCTCGATGCGCAGTGCACTTCCAGGCCTTCGCTGATGATTTGCGCCACCGACATGCGCGGGCTGAGGCTGCCGAACGGATCCTGAAACACCACTTGCATCTGCCGGCGCCACGGGCGCAGTTGTTTCTGATTGAGGCCGTCGAGCGCTTCACCCTGAAAGCGAATGCTGCCCTCGGAGTCGAGCAGGCGCAGGATCGCCTGACCCAGCGTGGACTTGCCGGAGCCGGACTCGCCGACAATGCCCAAGGTCTTGCCGCGCTGGATGCTCAGGCTGATGCCGTCCACGGCGCGCAGGTATTGCTTGCGCTGAAACAGCCCGCCTCCGACGACAAACTCGACCTTGAGGTCGTCGACTTCCAGCACGTTTTCGCGTTCGTCCCGAGGCAATGCCTCGCCCTCGGGTTCGGCGTTGAGCAGCACGCAGCTGTAGGGGTGTTTGGGTTCAGTGAACAGGGTTTCGCACGGCGCCTGCTCGACAATCTCGCCGGCTTTCATCACGCAGACCCGCTGGGCGATGCTGCGTACCAGATTAAGGTCGTGACTGATCAGCAGCAGCGACATGCCCAACCGTTTCTGTAGCGATTTGAGCAGCAGCAGGATTTTGCGCTGCACGGTGACATCCAGTGCCGTGGTCGGTTCGTCGGCAATCAGCAGCTCCGGTTCGCAAGCCAGGGCCATCGCGATCATCACCCGTTGGCGTTGGCCGCCGGAGAGTTGATGCGGGTAAGCCTTGAGCCGCTCGGCAGGTTTCTGAATGCCGACCAGCCCGAGCAGTTCCAGGATGCGTTGCTGCGCTTGCTTGCCACCGAGGCCACGATGAAGCAGCAGGGTTTCGCCGATCTGCTTTTCAATGGTGTGCAGTGGATTGAGCGAGGTCATCGGCTCCTGAAAAATCATCGCGATGCGATTGCCGCGCAGTTCCCGCAACACTTTGGAGTCGGCCCCAAGCAGCTCCTGATCGCGATAGCGAATGCTGCCAGTGGAGTGCGCCTCGGCTTCGGGAAGCAGTTGCAGGATTGAGTGCGCGGTCACCGATTTGCCCGAGCCCGACTCGCCAACCAGGGCCAGGCATTCGCCGGGACGAATATCCAGGCACAGGTCACGCACCACTGGCTGGCCATGGAAGGCGACGGTGAGATGACGAATTTCAATCAGGTTATCGGTCATGGCCACGCTTCAGGATCGAGGGTCGAAAGCGTCACGTAACGCTTCGCCGATGAAAACCAACAGGGAAAGAATCAGTGCCAGGGTGAAAAACGCAGTCAGCCCGAGCCATGGCGCTTGCAGATTCTGTTTGCCTTGGGCGATGAGTTCACCCAGCGAGGCGCTGCCGGCGGGCATGCCGAAGCCGAGGAAGTCCAGTGCAGTCAGGGTCGAGATCGCCCCGGTCAGAATGAACGGCAGATAGCTCAGCGTCGCGTTCATGGCATTGGGCAGGATGTGCCGAAAAATGACCTTGCGGTCCGTCAGGCCTAATGCGCGCGCCGCTTTGACATATTCCAGGTTGCGCCCGCGCAGGAATTCGGCGCGCACCACATCCACCAGGGCCAACCATGAAAACAGCGCCATGATCCCGAGCAGCCACCAGAAATTGGGTTCGACAAAACCCGAGAGGATGATCAGCAGATACAGCACCGGCAGTCCCGACCAGACCTCAAGCACACGCTGGCCGAGCAGGTCGACCCAACCGCCGTAATAGCCTTGCAGCGCCCCGGCGCCGATACCGATCAGCGCGCTGACCAACGTCAGCAACAAGGCAAACAGGATCGAAACCCGCGCGCCGAAGATCACCCGTGCCAACACGTCGCGCGCCTGGTCGTCGGTCCCCAGCCAGTTGACCGATGTCGGAGGACTCGGCGCCGGTTTGTTCAAGTCGTAATTGGGGGTGTCGTCACTGAACGGAATCGGTGGAAACAGCAGCCAGCCACCGTCCTTGCGGATCAGGTTCTGCACATAGTCGCTGCGGTAATCGGCCTGGAACGGCAGTTGCCCGCCGAACGCCTGCTCGGTGTGGCGTTTGAACACCGGGAAATACCACTGGCCCTGATAGCTGACCATCAGCGGCTTGTCGTTGGCGATCAACTCACCGCCCAGCGTCATGACAAACAGTCCGATAAACAGCCACAGCGACCACCATCCGCGGCGGTTTTTCTTGAAACGCTCAAAGCGTCGACGGCCCAGCGGGGAAAGCTTGAACATCAGGCGTTCCTCGCAGCGAAGTCGATACGCGGGTCCACCAGTGTGTAGCAGAGGTCGCCGATCAGTTTTATCAAAAGGCCGAACAAGGTGAAGATGAACAGTGAGCCGAACACCACGGGATAATCGCGCGACACCGCCGCTTCGTAGCTCATGCGTCCGAGACCGTCGAGGGAGAAAATCACTTCGATCAGCAATGAGCCGGCAAAGAACACGCTGATAAAAGCCTGGGGCAGGCCTGATATCACCAGCAGCATTGCATTGCGAAACACATGCCCGTACAGAACGCGACGCTCGCTCAGGCCTTTGGCTCTTGCGGTCACCACATACTGGCGAGTGATTTCATTCAGAAACGAGTTCTTCGTCAGGATCGTCAGCGTGGCAAATCCGCCGATCACCAACGCCGTCACTGGCAACACCAGATGCCAGAAGTAGTCGGCGATCTTGCCCAGCGTCGACAGTGACTCGAAGTTGTCCGAGACCAGGCCGCGCACCGGAAACCAGTTCAGCGAGGTGCCACCGGCGAACACCACAATCAGGAACATCGCAAACAGGAAAGCCGGCATCGCATAACCGATGATGATCGCCGTGCTGCTCCAGATATCGAAATGACTGCCATGGTGCACGGCCTTGCGGATGCCCAGCGGAATCGACACCAGATAGGTGATCAGGGTCGCCCAAAGGCCGAGGGAAATCGTCACCGGCATCTTTTCCAGGATCAGATCGGTCACCGTGGCACCACGAAAGAAGCTTTTGCCGAAGTCCAGTTGCGCATAGTTTTTCAGCATCAGCCACAGGCGTTCGTGGGCCGGTTTATCGAAGCCGTACTGTTTTTCAATGTCCTTGATCAGTTGCGGGTCCAGGCCTCGACTGGCGCGGGACGTGCCGCTGAGGGTTTCGCTCGCGCCACCGCCGACACTGGTCCCGGCCCCGCCGATGCCTTGCAGGTGGGCGATGGCCTGCTCGA
Proteins encoded in this window:
- a CDS encoding ABC transporter ATP-binding protein — its product is MTDNLIEIRHLTVAFHGQPVVRDLCLDIRPGECLALVGESGSGKSVTAHSILQLLPEAEAHSTGSIRYRDQELLGADSKVLRELRGNRIAMIFQEPMTSLNPLHTIEKQIGETLLLHRGLGGKQAQQRILELLGLVGIQKPAERLKAYPHQLSGGQRQRVMIAMALACEPELLIADEPTTALDVTVQRKILLLLKSLQKRLGMSLLLISHDLNLVRSIAQRVCVMKAGEIVEQAPCETLFTEPKHPYSCVLLNAEPEGEALPRDERENVLEVDDLKVEFVVGGGLFQRKQYLRAVDGISLSIQRGKTLGIVGESGSGKSTLGQAILRLLDSEGSIRFQGEALDGLNQKQLRPWRRQMQVVFQDPFGSLSPRMSVAQIISEGLEVHCASSADECDAQVIRVLEEVGLDPQSRHRYPHEFSGGQRQRIAIARALVLKPALILLDEPTSALDRTVQKQVVALLCQLQEKHGLTYLFISHDLAVVRALAHDMIVIKDGQVVERGASHDVFDNPQHPYTKELLAAAHPG
- a CDS encoding ABC transporter permease translates to MFKLSPLGRRRFERFKKNRRGWWSLWLFIGLFVMTLGGELIANDKPLMVSYQGQWYFPVFKRHTEQAFGGQLPFQADYRSDYVQNLIRKDGGWLLFPPIPFSDDTPNYDLNKPAPSPPTSVNWLGTDDQARDVLARVIFGARVSILFALLLTLVSALIGIGAGALQGYYGGWVDLLGQRVLEVWSGLPVLYLLIILSGFVEPNFWWLLGIMALFSWLALVDVVRAEFLRGRNLEYVKAARALGLTDRKVIFRHILPNAMNATLSYLPFILTGAISTLTALDFLGFGMPAGSASLGELIAQGKQNLQAPWLGLTAFFTLALILSLLVFIGEALRDAFDPRS
- a CDS encoding microcin C ABC transporter permease YejB, whose translation is MWAYILRRLLLIIPTLVIILLVNFVIIQAAPGGPVEQAIAHLQGIGGAGTSVGGGASETLSGTSRASRGLDPQLIKDIEKQYGFDKPAHERLWLMLKNYAQLDFGKSFFRGATVTDLILEKMPVTISLGLWATLITYLVSIPLGIRKAVHHGSHFDIWSSTAIIIGYAMPAFLFAMFLIVVFAGGTSLNWFPVRGLVSDNFESLSTLGKIADYFWHLVLPVTALVIGGFATLTILTKNSFLNEITRQYVVTARAKGLSERRVLYGHVFRNAMLLVISGLPQAFISVFFAGSLLIEVIFSLDGLGRMSYEAAVSRDYPVVFGSLFIFTLFGLLIKLIGDLCYTLVDPRIDFAARNA